Proteins encoded in a region of the Buchnera aphidicola (Phyllaphis fagi) genome:
- the tal gene encoding transaldolase produces the protein MNQLSQLKQFTTVVADSGNINMIRKYKPKNATTNPSLILQIIDLPDYKKLIIDSIIYAKKKGGSRKEKIINASDKVLVNIGKEILNYIPGTVSSEIDARLSFNQDLCIQKAHKIINMYEAEGIDRSKVLIKLASTWECVQAAKELKKNNINCNLTLLFSLAQAKICAESEVFLISPFVGRIYDWYYERQYFKKCNVNDDPGVLSLKKIYSYYKQYNYQTIIMGASFRNVQQILALSGCDYLTISPIFLEELQNSTEIVNRNLFPTECILEKPIPLSESDFRLQHNQDLMAVEKLSHGINQFSQDQEKLEKILDSMI, from the coding sequence ATGAATCAATTATCACAATTAAAACAATTTACAACAGTTGTTGCAGATAGCGGGAATATTAATATGATTCGTAAATATAAACCGAAAAATGCAACAACAAATCCATCTTTAATTTTACAAATCATTGATTTACCAGATTATAAAAAATTAATTATTGATTCTATTATATATGCAAAAAAAAAGGGAGGTTCTAGAAAAGAAAAAATTATTAATGCTAGTGATAAAGTATTAGTAAATATTGGTAAAGAAATTTTAAATTATATTCCCGGAACAGTTTCTAGTGAAATTGATGCTAGGTTATCGTTTAATCAGGATCTTTGTATTCAAAAAGCGCATAAAATTATTAATATGTATGAAGCAGAAGGTATTGATCGTTCAAAAGTATTAATTAAATTAGCTTCTACTTGGGAATGTGTTCAAGCAGCAAAAGAATTAAAAAAAAATAATATTAATTGTAATTTAACTTTATTATTTTCTCTTGCTCAAGCTAAAATATGTGCAGAATCTGAAGTATTTTTAATTTCTCCTTTTGTTGGTAGAATTTATGATTGGTATTATGAACGTCAATATTTTAAAAAATGTAATGTTAATGATGATCCTGGGGTGTTATCACTAAAAAAAATATATTCATATTATAAACAATATAATTATCAAACTATTATTATGGGTGCTAGCTTTCGTAATGTGCAACAAATTTTAGCTTTATCAGGTTGTGATTATTTAACTATTTCTCCTATATTTTTAGAAGAGTTACAAAATTCAACTGAAATAGTAAATAGAAATTTATTTCCAACAGAATGTATTTTAGAAAAACCTATTCCTTTAAGTGAATCCGATTTTAGATTACAGCATAATCAAGATTTAATGGCTGTAGAAAAATTATCACATGGAATTAATCAGTTTAGTCAAGATCAAGAAAAATTAGAAAAGATATTAGATTCTATGATATAA
- a CDS encoding SAM-dependent methyltransferase, whose product MKNKYTGTLYIVPTPIGNLEDITIRAINTLKYVDLIASEDTRNTKFLLKTFNIHTSMISFCKYNEKEKTKKIIIILKKKTLL is encoded by the coding sequence ATGAAAAATAAATATACAGGAACACTTTATATCGTTCCCACTCCAATTGGTAATTTAGAAGATATTACTATTAGAGCAATTAATACTTTAAAATATGTAGATTTAATAGCTTCAGAAGATACTAGAAATACAAAATTTTTATTAAAAACATTTAACATTCATACTTCTATGATATCATTTTGTAAATACAATGAAAAAGAAAAAACTAAAAAAATTATTATTATATTAAAAAAAAAAACATTGCTTTAG
- the rsmI gene encoding 16S rRNA (cytidine(1402)-2'-O)-methyltransferase has product MKKKNIALVSNAGTPIINDPGYQLVKQCHKKNIRIIPLPGACSAITALSVSGLPSNQFCYEGFLPKKKTIKINFLKTLKTETRTTILYESCHRILQSIKDIVKILGINKNITLIKEITKKWETIKYGKSTDILLWLKKNKLRQKGEIIIILQGYTKKNIHPFSSHVLNTLSILTTKLPMKQSVQLTASIHKINKNNLYKYVINKIKNDKK; this is encoded by the coding sequence ATTAAAAAAAAAAACATTGCTTTAGTATCAAATGCGGGAACACCAATTATTAATGATCCTGGATACCAATTAGTTAAACAATGTCATAAAAAAAATATTCGAATTATACCACTTCCAGGAGCATGTTCAGCTATTACAGCATTAAGTGTATCAGGATTACCAAGTAATCAATTTTGTTATGAAGGTTTTTTACCTAAAAAAAAAACAATAAAAATAAATTTTCTAAAAACATTAAAAACAGAAACTAGAACTACAATATTATATGAATCATGTCATCGTATTTTACAAAGTATCAAAGATATTGTTAAAATTTTAGGAATTAATAAAAATATTACTCTTATCAAAGAAATAACAAAAAAATGGGAAACAATTAAATATGGTAAATCTACAGATATATTATTGTGGTTAAAAAAAAATAAATTAAGACAAAAAGGAGAAATAATAATCATACTACAAGGTTACACAAAAAAAAATATTCATCCATTTTCTTCACATGTATTAAATACATTATCAATATTAACTACTAAATTACCAATGAAACAATCAGTACAATTAACTGCATCCATACATAAAATAAATAAAAATAACTTGTATAAATATGTTATTAATAAAATTAAGAATGACAAAAAATAA